Part of the Halorhabdus utahensis DSM 12940 genome, TTGTCTTCGTGTTGTGTCGCATCCTCCCGCGCGTCGAAGAGCATCCCGCAGACCTCACACTGATACCACGTCATGCCGTCGCGTTCGGTCTCGGTTACCATATCGACTAGTCATTCGTCTGTGAATATAG contains:
- a CDS encoding DUF7128 family protein encodes the protein MVTETERDGMTWYQCEVCGMLFDAREDATQHEDNCDAEDPSYIQ